In one window of Mytilus trossulus isolate FHL-02 chromosome 7, PNRI_Mtr1.1.1.hap1, whole genome shotgun sequence DNA:
- the LOC134726331 gene encoding zinc finger protein-like, with amino-acid sequence MSQSENLREHVRIHTGEKPFKCDFCGLEFSRQNYYKKHIKIHTGDQPYKCGVCNKGFHFNTALQAHMRKHTGDKPYNCDVCGETFNQERCLKTHLNKHACEKVENYKCDICRKDFPKISDLQSHTMNVDSKELKMYFCEQCASGQQ; translated from the coding sequence ATGAGTCAAAGTGAAAATCTAAGAGAACACGTTAGAATTCATACCGGTGAAAAACCGTTCAAATGTGATTTTTGTGGTCTTGAGTTTAGTCGAcaaaattactataaaaaacatataaaaattcataCCGGAGATCAACCTTATAAGTGTGGTGTGTGCAACAAAGGGTTTCATTTCAACACTGCCCTCCAAGCTCATATGAGAAAACACACTGGAGATAAACCATATAATTGTGATGTTTGCGGTGAAACATTTAATCAGGAAAGATGTTTGAAAACTCACTTGAATAAACATGCTTGTGAAAAAGTGGAAAATTATAAATGTGATATATGTCGTAAAGATTTTCCTAAGATAAGTGACTTGCAGAGCCATACTATGAATGTTGACAGCAAAGAATTAAAGATGTATTTTTGTGAACAGTGTGCATCTGGTCAGCAATAA
- the LOC134724898 gene encoding beta-1,3-galactosyltransferase brn-like isoform X2, translated as MRCLNIVLGGLCYRWFLFAEFCYAIPGGSSLWTFVTSFMVPVCGFLLHHTKRFVDCVGGKKWPWIICTLLVLLVLRRWSTGEKIYFFQFTYPLHNLIDVVEEIATTGQTTENPLNNVTKHYVIKKDPFPKNCGSESCDSFDIVFIVKSFVGNFGQRVAIRNTWGSKKNPRVKTLFVLGYLESFQPFVDFEYEKFGDILQFGFKDTYDSLVYKTILPIDWLVKRNINTKYVHFLDDDRLVNTRRLLEFANDNIGITEKKIIGHKMIISRPYRDKSSKWFTSLEEYPFDYWPQYLIGGTLLTNMKVVKSLAYSIPFTRIIRMEDAFIGILSKLLKINVVHNCGFMSYFTSGSDLKDKLSSPDYKSYNSLIDGWKQLQN; from the exons ATGAGGTGCTTGAACATAGTTCTAGGTGGCTTGTGTTACAG GTGGTTCCTGTTTGCGGAATTTTGTTATGCCATTCCTGGTGGTTCCAGTTTGTGGACTTTCGTAACATCCTTTATGGTTCCTGTTTGCGGATTTTTGTTACATCATACCAAGAGATTTGTAGATTGTGTTGG AGGCAAGAAATGGCCATGGATAATTTGCACTCTTCTTGTGTTGCTAGTGTTGAGAAGATGGTCAACCGGAGAAAAGatttacttttttcagtttACATACCCATTACACAATTTAATTGATGTTGTTGAAGAAATAGCAACTACTGGTCAGACAACAGAAAATCCATTGAACAATGTTACTAAGCATTATGTCATTAAAAAAGACCCGTTCCCAAAGAACTGTGGTAGTGAATCGTGTGATAGTTTCGATATAGTTTTTATTGTCAAGTCATTTGTGGGCAATTTTGGTCAGAGGGTCGCCATTCGGAACACTTGGGgatcaaaaaaaaatccacgtGTGAAAACGTTGTTCGTTTTAGGATATCTAGAAAGTTTTCAACCGTTCGttgattttgaatatgaaaaatttgGCGATATTCTCCAGTTTGGATTCAAGGATACCTACGATAGTCTAGTATATAAAACGATTCTTCCAATCGATTGGTTAGTGAAGCGTAATATTAACACTAAATATGTGCATTTTCTAGATGATGATCGTCTAGTTAACACCAGGCGTTTGCTAGAGTTTGCCAATGACAATATTGgaattacagaaaaaaagatCATTGGACACAAAATGATAATTTCAAGACCGTATAGAGACAAATCTTCAAAATGGTTTACGAGTTTAGAAGAATATccttttgattattggccccaATATCTAATCGGAGGAACACTATTAACGAATATGAAAGTAGTCAAAAGTCTTGCTTATTCCATTCCTTTCACAAGAATTATCCGAATGGAAGATGCTTTCATAGGAATCCTTTCTAAGCTACTTAAGATAAACGTTGTACATAATTGTGGCTTTATGTCATATTTTACTTCCGGTTCTGATTTGAAAGATAAACTATCAAGTCCAGACTATAAATCTTATAATTCATTAATCGACGGCTGGAAACAACTACAAAATTAA
- the LOC134724898 gene encoding beta-1,3-galactosyltransferase brn-like isoform X3, protein MQICDRKTLHYMSRFPRRCTFRCVNNYVIGIAILCMNVRELTRGKKWPWIICTLLVLLVLRRWSTGEKIYFFQFTYPLHNLIDVVEEIATTGQTTENPLNNVTKHYVIKKDPFPKNCGSESCDSFDIVFIVKSFVGNFGQRVAIRNTWGSKKNPRVKTLFVLGYLESFQPFVDFEYEKFGDILQFGFKDTYDSLVYKTILPIDWLVKRNINTKYVHFLDDDRLVNTRRLLEFANDNIGITEKKIIGHKMIISRPYRDKSSKWFTSLEEYPFDYWPQYLIGGTLLTNMKVVKSLAYSIPFTRIIRMEDAFIGILSKLLKINVVHNCGFMSYFTSGSDLKDKLSSPDYKSYNSLIDGWKQLQN, encoded by the exons ATGCAGATTTGCGACAGAAAAACATTACACTACAT GTCTAGATTTCCACGGCGCTGTACATTTCGATGTGTCAATAACTATGTCATCGGGATCGCTATCCTGTGTATGAATGTTCGTGAACTGACCAG AGGCAAGAAATGGCCATGGATAATTTGCACTCTTCTTGTGTTGCTAGTGTTGAGAAGATGGTCAACCGGAGAAAAGatttacttttttcagtttACATACCCATTACACAATTTAATTGATGTTGTTGAAGAAATAGCAACTACTGGTCAGACAACAGAAAATCCATTGAACAATGTTACTAAGCATTATGTCATTAAAAAAGACCCGTTCCCAAAGAACTGTGGTAGTGAATCGTGTGATAGTTTCGATATAGTTTTTATTGTCAAGTCATTTGTGGGCAATTTTGGTCAGAGGGTCGCCATTCGGAACACTTGGGgatcaaaaaaaaatccacgtGTGAAAACGTTGTTCGTTTTAGGATATCTAGAAAGTTTTCAACCGTTCGttgattttgaatatgaaaaatttgGCGATATTCTCCAGTTTGGATTCAAGGATACCTACGATAGTCTAGTATATAAAACGATTCTTCCAATCGATTGGTTAGTGAAGCGTAATATTAACACTAAATATGTGCATTTTCTAGATGATGATCGTCTAGTTAACACCAGGCGTTTGCTAGAGTTTGCCAATGACAATATTGgaattacagaaaaaaagatCATTGGACACAAAATGATAATTTCAAGACCGTATAGAGACAAATCTTCAAAATGGTTTACGAGTTTAGAAGAATATccttttgattattggccccaATATCTAATCGGAGGAACACTATTAACGAATATGAAAGTAGTCAAAAGTCTTGCTTATTCCATTCCTTTCACAAGAATTATCCGAATGGAAGATGCTTTCATAGGAATCCTTTCTAAGCTACTTAAGATAAACGTTGTACATAATTGTGGCTTTATGTCATATTTTACTTCCGGTTCTGATTTGAAAGATAAACTATCAAGTCCAGACTATAAATCTTATAATTCATTAATCGACGGCTGGAAACAACTACAAAATTAA
- the LOC134724898 gene encoding beta-1,3-galactosyltransferase brn-like isoform X4, producing MQICDRKTLHYIGKKWPWIICTLLVLLVLRRWSTGEKIYFFQFTYPLHNLIDVVEEIATTGQTTENPLNNVTKHYVIKKDPFPKNCGSESCDSFDIVFIVKSFVGNFGQRVAIRNTWGSKKNPRVKTLFVLGYLESFQPFVDFEYEKFGDILQFGFKDTYDSLVYKTILPIDWLVKRNINTKYVHFLDDDRLVNTRRLLEFANDNIGITEKKIIGHKMIISRPYRDKSSKWFTSLEEYPFDYWPQYLIGGTLLTNMKVVKSLAYSIPFTRIIRMEDAFIGILSKLLKINVVHNCGFMSYFTSGSDLKDKLSSPDYKSYNSLIDGWKQLQN from the exons ATGCAGATTTGCGACAGAAAAACATTACACTACAT AGGCAAGAAATGGCCATGGATAATTTGCACTCTTCTTGTGTTGCTAGTGTTGAGAAGATGGTCAACCGGAGAAAAGatttacttttttcagtttACATACCCATTACACAATTTAATTGATGTTGTTGAAGAAATAGCAACTACTGGTCAGACAACAGAAAATCCATTGAACAATGTTACTAAGCATTATGTCATTAAAAAAGACCCGTTCCCAAAGAACTGTGGTAGTGAATCGTGTGATAGTTTCGATATAGTTTTTATTGTCAAGTCATTTGTGGGCAATTTTGGTCAGAGGGTCGCCATTCGGAACACTTGGGgatcaaaaaaaaatccacgtGTGAAAACGTTGTTCGTTTTAGGATATCTAGAAAGTTTTCAACCGTTCGttgattttgaatatgaaaaatttgGCGATATTCTCCAGTTTGGATTCAAGGATACCTACGATAGTCTAGTATATAAAACGATTCTTCCAATCGATTGGTTAGTGAAGCGTAATATTAACACTAAATATGTGCATTTTCTAGATGATGATCGTCTAGTTAACACCAGGCGTTTGCTAGAGTTTGCCAATGACAATATTGgaattacagaaaaaaagatCATTGGACACAAAATGATAATTTCAAGACCGTATAGAGACAAATCTTCAAAATGGTTTACGAGTTTAGAAGAATATccttttgattattggccccaATATCTAATCGGAGGAACACTATTAACGAATATGAAAGTAGTCAAAAGTCTTGCTTATTCCATTCCTTTCACAAGAATTATCCGAATGGAAGATGCTTTCATAGGAATCCTTTCTAAGCTACTTAAGATAAACGTTGTACATAATTGTGGCTTTATGTCATATTTTACTTCCGGTTCTGATTTGAAAGATAAACTATCAAGTCCAGACTATAAATCTTATAATTCATTAATCGACGGCTGGAAACAACTACAAAATTAA
- the LOC134724898 gene encoding beta-1,3-galactosyltransferase 5-like isoform X1 produces MQICDRKTLHYMSRFPRRCTFRCVNNYVIGIAILCMNVRELTRWFLFAEFCYAIPGGSSLWTFVTSFMVPVCGFLLHHTKRFVDCVGGKKWPWIICTLLVLLVLRRWSTGEKIYFFQFTYPLHNLIDVVEEIATTGQTTENPLNNVTKHYVIKKDPFPKNCGSESCDSFDIVFIVKSFVGNFGQRVAIRNTWGSKKNPRVKTLFVLGYLESFQPFVDFEYEKFGDILQFGFKDTYDSLVYKTILPIDWLVKRNINTKYVHFLDDDRLVNTRRLLEFANDNIGITEKKIIGHKMIISRPYRDKSSKWFTSLEEYPFDYWPQYLIGGTLLTNMKVVKSLAYSIPFTRIIRMEDAFIGILSKLLKINVVHNCGFMSYFTSGSDLKDKLSSPDYKSYNSLIDGWKQLQN; encoded by the exons ATGCAGATTTGCGACAGAAAAACATTACACTACAT GTCTAGATTTCCACGGCGCTGTACATTTCGATGTGTCAATAACTATGTCATCGGGATCGCTATCCTGTGTATGAATGTTCGTGAACTGACCAG GTGGTTCCTGTTTGCGGAATTTTGTTATGCCATTCCTGGTGGTTCCAGTTTGTGGACTTTCGTAACATCCTTTATGGTTCCTGTTTGCGGATTTTTGTTACATCATACCAAGAGATTTGTAGATTGTGTTGG AGGCAAGAAATGGCCATGGATAATTTGCACTCTTCTTGTGTTGCTAGTGTTGAGAAGATGGTCAACCGGAGAAAAGatttacttttttcagtttACATACCCATTACACAATTTAATTGATGTTGTTGAAGAAATAGCAACTACTGGTCAGACAACAGAAAATCCATTGAACAATGTTACTAAGCATTATGTCATTAAAAAAGACCCGTTCCCAAAGAACTGTGGTAGTGAATCGTGTGATAGTTTCGATATAGTTTTTATTGTCAAGTCATTTGTGGGCAATTTTGGTCAGAGGGTCGCCATTCGGAACACTTGGGgatcaaaaaaaaatccacgtGTGAAAACGTTGTTCGTTTTAGGATATCTAGAAAGTTTTCAACCGTTCGttgattttgaatatgaaaaatttgGCGATATTCTCCAGTTTGGATTCAAGGATACCTACGATAGTCTAGTATATAAAACGATTCTTCCAATCGATTGGTTAGTGAAGCGTAATATTAACACTAAATATGTGCATTTTCTAGATGATGATCGTCTAGTTAACACCAGGCGTTTGCTAGAGTTTGCCAATGACAATATTGgaattacagaaaaaaagatCATTGGACACAAAATGATAATTTCAAGACCGTATAGAGACAAATCTTCAAAATGGTTTACGAGTTTAGAAGAATATccttttgattattggccccaATATCTAATCGGAGGAACACTATTAACGAATATGAAAGTAGTCAAAAGTCTTGCTTATTCCATTCCTTTCACAAGAATTATCCGAATGGAAGATGCTTTCATAGGAATCCTTTCTAAGCTACTTAAGATAAACGTTGTACATAATTGTGGCTTTATGTCATATTTTACTTCCGGTTCTGATTTGAAAGATAAACTATCAAGTCCAGACTATAAATCTTATAATTCATTAATCGACGGCTGGAAACAACTACAAAATTAA